A single genomic interval of Thermoanaerobaculum aquaticum harbors:
- a CDS encoding 4a-hydroxytetrahydrobiopterin dehydratase, with protein MPEDLAAKRCVPCEGGTLPLSREQATGLLAQLPGWALKDGKLERTFVFRDHYQAIAFVNAVAWISHQQDHHPLMEVGYKTVRVVYWTHAISGLSENDFICAARVSGLLPGP; from the coding sequence GTGCCGGAAGACCTTGCCGCTAAGCGCTGTGTGCCATGTGAAGGGGGAACCCTTCCCCTTTCGCGGGAGCAAGCTACGGGGTTGTTGGCCCAGCTTCCGGGCTGGGCCCTGAAGGACGGCAAGCTGGAGCGCACCTTCGTGTTCCGCGACCACTACCAGGCCATTGCTTTCGTCAACGCTGTAGCGTGGATTTCCCACCAGCAGGACCATCACCCGCTTATGGAAGTGGGGTACAAAACCGTAAGGGTGGTGTACTGGACGCACGCCATCAGTGGTCTTTCGGAAAACGACTTCATTTGCGCTGCCAGGGTCAGCGGGCTTTTGCCTGGCCCCTGA
- a CDS encoding NYN domain-containing protein has product MPIEEHKIALFIDFENIALGLRESGYKQFDINLVLARLLEKGKVVVRRAYADWERYGQYKRAFHEAAIELIDVPLKAYSGKNSADIRMVVDALDLCYAKEFVTTFALCSGDSDFSPLVSKLRENDKYVIGIGVKNSTSELLISNCDEFIFYEDLIRSLAETTPSLAGLPEKKQECFALLVDAIKALMRDGKEVLWGSMIKQTMQRKKPEFNEEYYGYPTFTALLKDAETHHIVKLRKDERSGTYVVTGFDTGSGGETAVAEEAPKPAAKRRRRRRKTTSAEGESSSTTA; this is encoded by the coding sequence ATGCCCATTGAAGAACACAAAATTGCCCTGTTCATTGACTTTGAAAACATCGCCCTGGGCCTGCGGGAATCCGGGTACAAGCAGTTCGACATCAACCTGGTTTTGGCCCGGCTCTTGGAAAAGGGGAAGGTGGTGGTGCGCCGGGCTTACGCCGATTGGGAGCGCTACGGTCAGTACAAGCGCGCATTTCACGAAGCGGCCATTGAGCTCATAGACGTTCCCCTGAAAGCCTACTCGGGGAAGAACTCGGCGGATATCCGCATGGTGGTGGATGCTTTGGATTTGTGCTACGCCAAGGAGTTCGTCACCACCTTCGCCCTTTGCTCCGGGGATTCCGACTTTTCGCCGCTGGTTTCCAAGCTGCGGGAAAACGATAAGTACGTTATTGGCATTGGCGTGAAGAACTCCACCTCGGAGCTTTTGATTTCCAACTGCGACGAGTTCATCTTTTACGAGGACCTCATCCGCTCGCTGGCGGAAACCACCCCCTCCCTTGCCGGTCTCCCGGAAAAAAAGCAGGAGTGCTTTGCTTTGCTGGTGGATGCCATTAAGGCGCTCATGCGGGACGGCAAAGAGGTGCTCTGGGGCTCCATGATCAAGCAAACCATGCAGCGAAAAAAGCCGGAGTTCAACGAGGAGTACTACGGCTATCCCACATTCACCGCACTCCTCAAGGACGCCGAAACCCACCACATCGTCAAGCTGCGCAAGGACGAGCGCTCGGGAACCTACGTGGTGACCGGCTTTGATACCGGTTCGGGTGGTGAGACAGCAGTGGCCGAGGAAGCCCCCAAGCCCGCGGCCAAGCGCCGGCGGCGGCGGCGGAAGACCACAAGCGCCGAAGGGGAGTCGTCGTCCACTACTGCCTAG
- a CDS encoding sodium:solute symporter family protein — protein MDLLAWLGGTLLALGMLALGLWAGIAERRHGADSEGFWTAHRSLSGWSLGMSLSASMLSVSWSLVYGVELLYRYGWGGLWLLAIPWLVTLGLFYLLVPRLRAFGAFSQGELFGQVHGRKLQLLTALVLSVVFLAWCGAEIAAAGELLAPMLQAPAPLVMAGLALLVAAYSWAGGFRAVVLTDVAQFLLIAVFLVFLAVRSWQPQGLSPLAPIPAPSLWLVLVTLLVYVTGWLSEADIWLRFTAAKSDTHARLAMAFTAGVSLVLVIGVPALLAAAARTLLPQSQDLVFPRLLAHLLPPQLHILVLGGFAAVALSTISTTANVVAVTWARDWPREKAHSSNLSWARWASALAVFAALVVAWLSRSLSELFYLSAGLLSAGLFWPTLGLFYPSLREAARVAAWVGFFAVLASFLLERSGLFRFAADPGLNELAIGYIPPALAVGVLALAGSWLWMKVKKPQEAPQPRQ, from the coding sequence GCGAGGGCTTTTGGACCGCCCACCGCTCGCTTTCGGGCTGGAGCCTGGGCATGAGCCTTTCCGCCTCCATGCTTTCGGTGTCCTGGTCGCTGGTTTACGGGGTGGAGCTCCTGTACCGCTACGGCTGGGGTGGGCTCTGGCTTTTGGCGATTCCCTGGCTTGTGACCTTGGGGCTTTTTTACCTTTTGGTACCGCGTTTGCGTGCCTTCGGTGCTTTTTCCCAGGGGGAGCTCTTTGGCCAGGTGCACGGCCGAAAGCTCCAGCTTTTGACGGCTCTGGTGTTGAGCGTGGTGTTTTTAGCCTGGTGCGGCGCGGAAATTGCCGCCGCTGGCGAGCTGCTGGCCCCCATGCTGCAAGCGCCAGCCCCGCTGGTGATGGCGGGGCTGGCACTTCTTGTGGCGGCTTACTCCTGGGCTGGCGGTTTTCGAGCGGTGGTGCTCACCGACGTGGCCCAGTTCCTGCTCATTGCGGTGTTTTTGGTTTTTTTGGCGGTGAGGTCCTGGCAACCCCAGGGTTTATCCCCGCTGGCGCCCATTCCAGCCCCTTCCTTGTGGCTTGTGCTGGTCACGCTTTTGGTGTACGTCACGGGTTGGCTTTCGGAAGCCGACATCTGGCTGCGCTTCACCGCCGCCAAAAGCGACACCCACGCCCGCCTGGCCATGGCCTTTACCGCCGGCGTTTCCCTGGTGCTGGTCATTGGGGTGCCGGCGCTATTAGCGGCGGCAGCCCGGACGCTTTTGCCCCAAAGCCAGGACCTGGTGTTTCCCAGGCTTCTCGCCCACCTTCTCCCCCCTCAGCTGCACATCCTGGTTTTGGGGGGCTTTGCGGCGGTAGCCCTGTCCACCATTTCCACCACCGCCAACGTGGTGGCGGTCACCTGGGCCCGGGATTGGCCCCGGGAAAAAGCCCATAGCAGCAACTTGAGCTGGGCACGATGGGCTTCCGCTCTGGCGGTGTTTGCGGCGCTGGTGGTGGCCTGGCTTTCCCGCTCGCTTTCCGAGCTTTTTTACCTTTCGGCAGGGTTGTTGTCCGCCGGGCTTTTCTGGCCGACCCTGGGCCTCTTTTACCCGAGCCTGCGGGAAGCCGCACGTGTCGCAGCGTGGGTTGGCTTTTTTGCGGTTTTGGCTAGCTTCCTTTTGGAGCGCTCAGGGCTTTTCCGCTTTGCCGCCGATCCCGGGCTTAATGAGCTCGCCATTGGCTACATTCCGCCGGCGCTGGCGGTGGGTGTCCTGGCGCTGGCGGGAAGCTGGCTGTGGATGAAGGTCAAGAAGCCGCAGGAAGCACCGCAGCCTAGGCAGTAG